The following are encoded in a window of Halorubrum sp. PV6 genomic DNA:
- a CDS encoding SHOCT domain-containing protein, which produces MYELVHRYAPQSPAGRTAIAIIGGLLGVPAFVLGLIGLSGNVAAGLLFLLVSTVILGISGQLTLGVVRQANAAPASSPQNDQQIDEANETPIETLRRRYAEGEIDDEAFERRLDQLIETEEPEQRKTESERVLE; this is translated from the coding sequence GTGTACGAATTGGTCCACCGCTATGCCCCCCAGAGCCCCGCTGGTCGAACTGCGATTGCTATCATCGGCGGTTTGCTCGGTGTCCCCGCGTTTGTGCTCGGACTTATCGGACTAAGTGGAAACGTTGCGGCAGGCCTCTTGTTTCTCTTGGTCAGTACAGTAATACTCGGAATATCCGGACAATTAACACTAGGTGTCGTCCGTCAGGCGAATGCGGCTCCAGCATCCAGTCCACAGAACGACCAACAGATAGACGAGGCAAATGAGACACCGATTGAAACGCTTCGACGACGATACGCGGAGGGCGAAATTGACGACGAAGCATTTGAGCGACGTCTTGATCAACTCATCGAAACTGAAGAACCGGAACAGCGAAAGACCGAGAGTGAACGTGTATTAGAGTAG
- a CDS encoding PIN domain-containing protein, whose amino-acid sequence MTFLDTSVIIDMLEGVPDTVEYVEDRGQPYLTSALCVFEVFSGTVGAGTTDLVAIRQDFGGVQSIELNDQITLEAARMQDQLMDDGERMAARDLLIAATARSTGAELIVADSDFETGLLTDVMDVTNLRTHD is encoded by the coding sequence GTGACCTTCCTCGACACCTCCGTTATCATCGACATGCTTGAAGGCGTCCCGGACACCGTCGAGTACGTTGAGGACCGCGGACAGCCGTACCTCACGTCTGCGCTCTGCGTCTTCGAGGTGTTCAGCGGGACAGTCGGTGCCGGGACCACCGACCTCGTCGCGATCCGGCAGGATTTCGGTGGCGTTCAGTCGATCGAACTCAACGACCAGATCACCCTCGAAGCCGCGCGGATGCAAGACCAGTTGATGGATGACGGTGAGCGCATGGCTGCTCGCGATCTCCTCATCGCCGCGACAGCGCGCTCCACCGGTGCCGAACTCATCGTCGCCGATTCTGACTTCGAGACGGGACTTCTCACCGACGTGATGGACGTGACGAACCTCCGGACCCACGACTGA
- a CDS encoding antitoxin VapB family protein — MSTSIRVSDDTKEMLESLKRDDETFDELLERLAQTEKPINIGAWSPEDADRARDAVKRSRESFER; from the coding sequence ATGAGCACGTCGATCCGCGTCTCTGACGACACGAAGGAGATGCTAGAGAGCCTGAAACGGGATGACGAGACGTTCGACGAGCTGCTCGAACGCCTCGCTCAGACCGAGAAGCCGATCAACATCGGCGCGTGGAGCCCGGAAGACGCCGACCGCGCACGCGACGCCGTCAAGCGCTCGCGAGAGAGTTTCGAGCGGTGA
- a CDS encoding PIN domain-containing protein gives MSAPDRVVFDAEPLIAHSDDEPGSEVVEEYLDAVAVQDTVGYASYVNLAEIRYTIARKYDCDTADEYLDWLTDLGIKTVDVGDTWTDASEYTLKYNPALGDSFALATAEHVDATVLVGGDNDYDDVSDIPIERFRDGSA, from the coding sequence ATGTCGGCTCCTGACCGCGTTGTCTTCGACGCCGAGCCACTGATTGCACACTCCGACGATGAACCAGGCAGCGAGGTTGTAGAAGAGTATCTTGACGCGGTCGCAGTCCAGGACACCGTCGGCTACGCCAGCTACGTGAATCTCGCTGAGATCCGGTACACAATCGCCCGGAAGTACGACTGCGACACAGCCGACGAGTATCTCGACTGGTTGACCGATCTCGGTATTAAAACGGTAGATGTCGGCGATACTTGGACGGACGCCTCAGAGTATACGCTCAAGTATAATCCTGCGCTTGGCGACTCGTTCGCGCTGGCAACGGCTGAACATGTCGACGCGACGGTCTTAGTTGGCGGTGACAACGATTATGACGACGTCTCCGATATCCCGATTGAACGGTTCCGCGACGGTTCCGCGTAG
- a CDS encoding AbrB/MazE/SpoVT family DNA-binding domain-containing protein, with protein sequence MSKTEQLNNSEKEIVAVTKHGQATIPKRFREKLGIEAPGKALFRETEDGEVIVEQVRSPSEMRGFAARSEASTDKPASEILKEKRDQDRNERDSQFSTEE encoded by the coding sequence ATGAGCAAGACAGAACAGTTAAACAACTCTGAAAAAGAGATTGTCGCCGTCACTAAGCACGGCCAGGCGACCATCCCAAAACGGTTCCGCGAAAAGCTCGGGATCGAAGCGCCTGGGAAGGCGTTGTTCCGGGAAACCGAAGATGGAGAGGTGATCGTTGAACAGGTCCGCTCACCGAGCGAGATGCGCGGCTTTGCCGCCCGTAGCGAAGCGAGTACGGACAAGCCTGCGTCCGAGATTCTCAAAGAGAAACGCGACCAAGACCGGAACGAACGTGACTCGCAGTTCTCAACTGAAGAGTAA